A genomic window from Anthocerotibacter panamensis C109 includes:
- a CDS encoding tetratricopeptide repeat protein, giving the protein MGRVFGAWVRVSLVTLLWQGPALVSASPVQELADQASQLADNGYVTSAMEIYQRAIVLDAEKPLVRQDASLHFNLALLFINTEQTDQAVASLEQALRIKPDHLKGHFNLGLLYAGKGKKAEAQRELSTALALSSGNAPLASFILETIEKQNLTDKNSSAASPGSPASPSSDSNTAQPEKTGP; this is encoded by the coding sequence ATGGGCAGAGTATTTGGGGCCTGGGTGCGTGTGAGTTTAGTTACTTTGCTGTGGCAGGGGCCTGCGCTAGTCTCAGCCAGTCCAGTTCAGGAATTGGCGGACCAAGCAAGCCAACTGGCGGACAACGGCTATGTGACGAGTGCCATGGAGATCTATCAGCGTGCTATCGTCCTGGACGCCGAAAAACCTTTGGTCCGCCAGGATGCCTCCCTACACTTCAATTTGGCGCTTTTATTCATCAATACTGAGCAGACAGACCAAGCGGTCGCATCGCTAGAACAGGCTCTTCGTATCAAACCTGACCATCTAAAGGGGCATTTTAACTTGGGCTTGCTCTACGCAGGCAAGGGCAAAAAAGCCGAAGCCCAGCGAGAACTCAGCACAGCTCTGGCCCTCAGTTCCGGGAATGCCCCTTTGGCAAGCTTCATCCTGGAGACAATCGAGAAGCAAAACCTCACGGATAAAAATTCGAGCGCGGCAAGCCCAGGGTCTCCGGCCAGCCCATCATCAGATTCAAACACTGCACAGCCTGAGAAGACTGGCCCTTAA
- the sfsA gene encoding DNA/RNA nuclease SfsA produces the protein MIYRYPPLLQGTLVRRYKRFFAEVALESGEVVTAHCPNTGPMTGVSQVGSPVCISRATAKGRTLLYTWELIEVDGTWVGINTSLPNRIIHLALKEHQLPGLPPYTEIQPEVRYGEEHSRIDFLLRGPAPTYVEVKNTTWALPYGAGKIALFPDTVTTRGHKHLRELILLVEQGVAAAIVFFVNRGDCPVFAPGEKADPEYGRLLRLAHSRGVLVLPYRFRVSPEGIALEGLIPVVW, from the coding sequence ATGATTTACCGCTACCCGCCTTTGCTCCAAGGGACTTTGGTGCGTCGCTATAAGCGTTTTTTTGCAGAGGTCGCCCTGGAATCAGGGGAGGTGGTGACTGCCCACTGTCCGAATACAGGACCGATGACGGGAGTCTCTCAAGTCGGTAGCCCGGTCTGTATTTCGCGGGCGACTGCCAAGGGACGGACCTTGCTCTATACCTGGGAATTGATTGAGGTGGATGGGACTTGGGTGGGGATCAACACCAGTTTGCCGAACCGCATCATTCACCTTGCGCTCAAAGAACATCAACTGCCCGGACTGCCTCCCTATACTGAGATCCAGCCGGAAGTGCGCTATGGCGAAGAGCATAGCCGCATCGATTTCCTGCTTCGTGGTCCAGCACCTACTTATGTCGAAGTGAAAAACACGACCTGGGCGCTCCCCTACGGCGCGGGCAAAATCGCCCTCTTCCCGGACACAGTGACGACGCGGGGGCACAAGCACCTGCGCGAGTTGATACTTTTGGTGGAGCAGGGTGTGGCGGCAGCGATAGTTTTTTTTGTCAATCGCGGGGACTGTCCCGTATTTGCTCCGGGAGAAAAAGCGGACCCGGAATATGGACGGCTATTGCGCCTTGCCCACAGTCGGGGCGTCTTGGTGTTGCCCTATCGCTTTAGGGTGAGCCCGGAGGGAATTGCGCTGGAGGGATTGATCCCCGTAGTCTGGTGA
- the argC gene encoding N-acetyl-gamma-glutamyl-phosphate reductase, with protein sequence MSTKTRVGIVGATGYGGVQLIRLLENHPEAELVYLGAHQNTGVSIQKIYPFLDTDRLVEVVDPARILEQCEVVFLAAPNGVAAELASQLVGHCPVLDLSADYRFTSLKTYEEWYGLKRTDQILNEKAVYGLPELYRDRIAHSRLVGCPGCYPTATLLAAAPLLKQGLILPDSLIIDAKSGVSGAGRTPHVENLFAEADASIGAYKIGRHRHTPEIEQVCSDLAGTPIQVQFTPHLIPMARGILVTLYAQMRDPGLVTEDLLTIYQAFYRSAPFVKVLSSGVYPQTKWVSGTNNCLIGMEADGRTGRVVVVAVIDNLLKGQSSQAVQCLNLMMGWPETLGLPRSNFYP encoded by the coding sequence GTGAGCACCAAGACCCGAGTTGGAATTGTTGGTGCGACAGGCTATGGGGGGGTCCAGTTAATCCGCCTCCTGGAGAACCATCCTGAGGCCGAGCTGGTCTACCTCGGAGCCCATCAGAATACCGGGGTCAGTATCCAAAAGATCTATCCTTTTTTGGATACTGACCGTCTGGTTGAGGTCGTAGACCCCGCCCGCATCCTGGAGCAGTGCGAAGTGGTCTTTCTGGCTGCTCCCAATGGGGTGGCGGCGGAACTTGCCTCCCAACTGGTAGGCCATTGCCCGGTTTTGGACCTGTCCGCCGACTACCGCTTCACCAGCCTCAAGACCTATGAGGAATGGTACGGTCTGAAGCGCACCGACCAGATCCTCAACGAAAAAGCGGTCTATGGCTTGCCTGAACTCTACCGCGACCGCATCGCCCATAGCCGTCTGGTCGGCTGTCCGGGCTGTTATCCAACCGCCACCCTCCTAGCGGCTGCCCCCTTGCTCAAGCAAGGGCTAATCCTGCCCGATAGCCTCATCATTGATGCTAAATCTGGGGTTTCGGGGGCAGGACGCACGCCGCATGTCGAAAACCTCTTCGCTGAGGCCGACGCCAGTATCGGAGCTTACAAAATCGGCAGGCACCGCCACACCCCTGAGATCGAACAAGTCTGTAGCGATTTGGCAGGCACCCCGATCCAGGTCCAGTTCACACCCCATCTCATCCCAATGGCTAGGGGAATCCTGGTCACGCTGTACGCTCAGATGCGCGACCCTGGACTGGTGACCGAGGATTTGCTCACCATTTACCAGGCTTTTTATCGCAGTGCCCCCTTTGTAAAAGTCCTCAGCAGTGGGGTCTACCCGCAGACCAAGTGGGTATCGGGTACCAATAACTGCCTGATTGGGATGGAGGCTGATGGACGGACCGGGCGGGTCGTCGTCGTTGCAGTGATTGACAATCTACTTAAGGGCCAGTCTTCTCAGGCTGTGCAGTGTTTGAATCTGATGATGGGCTGGCCGGAGACCCTGGGCTTGCCGCGCTCGAATTTTTATCCGTGA
- a CDS encoding hybrid sensor histidine kinase/response regulator, with protein MSEEGIHQPTLLVIDDDWSMRSALVSRLRMEDYVVLEARNGREGLNLIRTIKPEVVLSDWMMPEMDGMELCRTLKADEQLRHIYFILVTGRDTIADRVHSRDGGVDDLLNKPIDVAELLARVRTGLRMHTMQQEILAKNSQLQRLNQFKSDMLAFASHELKTPIAVMRINLEMLRLEDDDSLKEEYLSTAEQQVLRLNEMVNTLLDLRRLEEGKLTYKLEPVDLCAIVEAAVQTQSPVARIKRQHIGVATTSAPVLADRDKLQHVVENLLNNAIKYSPEESRVLVQMTQGQTDIIVGFIDEGPGIPPERQSQLFLRYSQLQGEYSDQRFKSTGLGLILANEFIEGMGGHIGVYSKGVGKGSCFWIQLPLIGHGWGDAQPDHRANCVSP; from the coding sequence ATGAGCGAAGAAGGGATCCATCAACCTACCCTGCTGGTTATTGATGATGATTGGAGCATGCGCTCCGCCCTGGTCAGCCGCTTACGCATGGAGGACTATGTGGTCCTTGAAGCCCGCAATGGTCGGGAGGGACTCAATCTCATCCGCACAATCAAGCCTGAAGTAGTGCTCTCAGACTGGATGATGCCTGAGATGGATGGGATGGAGTTGTGCCGTACCCTCAAGGCGGACGAGCAGTTGCGCCATATCTATTTCATTCTGGTAACCGGGCGAGACACCATTGCTGACCGGGTGCACAGCCGCGATGGGGGCGTAGACGACTTGCTCAACAAACCCATCGATGTAGCCGAACTCTTGGCTCGGGTCCGTACCGGACTCAGGATGCACACGATGCAGCAGGAGATCCTAGCGAAAAACTCCCAACTCCAGCGGCTCAACCAATTCAAGTCAGATATGCTCGCCTTTGCCAGCCACGAACTCAAGACGCCCATTGCCGTCATGCGCATCAATCTGGAGATGCTGCGCTTGGAGGACGATGATAGCCTCAAAGAGGAGTATCTCAGTACGGCAGAACAACAGGTGTTGCGCCTCAATGAGATGGTCAACACCCTCCTCGACCTTAGGCGCTTGGAAGAAGGAAAACTCACCTACAAGCTTGAGCCTGTGGACCTATGTGCGATTGTGGAAGCCGCCGTTCAGACCCAGTCGCCTGTCGCCCGTATCAAGCGCCAGCATATTGGCGTCGCCACGACCTCTGCTCCTGTCCTTGCTGACCGGGACAAGCTCCAGCATGTGGTGGAGAACCTACTCAACAACGCCATCAAATACTCCCCTGAAGAATCTCGCGTCCTTGTCCAGATGACCCAGGGACAGACCGACATCATCGTCGGCTTTATCGACGAAGGACCGGGGATCCCCCCAGAGCGTCAGTCGCAATTGTTTTTACGCTATAGCCAACTCCAAGGAGAGTACAGTGACCAGCGATTTAAAAGTACAGGTCTCGGTCTGATCCTCGCCAATGAGTTCATTGAGGGGATGGGTGGGCATATTGGGGTCTATTCCAAAGGTGTGGGCAAGGGTTCGTGCTTTTGGATCCAGTTGCCGCTCATCGGTCATGGGTGGGGCGATGCACAACCTGACCACCGGGCTAACTGCGTCAGTCCTTGA
- a CDS encoding DUF561 domain-containing protein, with protein MVNTIQAALKARSCVKIISGLNNFDRAQVARVVRAAQQGGATYVDIACDRELVALAKKMSPLPVCVSAVTAPELAQAIHWGADLVELGNFDSFYAQGRLFGAEEVLALTRETRALLPQGTLLTVTVPHTLTLVEQVHLAQALVQAGADCLQTEGGTSAQPQQGGTLGLIQKAAPTLASAYELSRAVEIPVLCASGLSVVTIPMALAAGACGVGVGQAINRLNDEVAMAATVRSLVEAVPQLIRV; from the coding sequence ATGGTCAACACCATTCAAGCAGCGCTCAAGGCGCGTAGCTGCGTGAAGATTATCAGTGGCCTGAATAATTTCGATAGGGCGCAGGTAGCACGGGTAGTCCGCGCAGCCCAACAGGGTGGAGCGACCTATGTAGACATCGCTTGTGACCGGGAATTGGTCGCTCTGGCTAAAAAAATGAGTCCCCTGCCTGTGTGCGTCTCCGCCGTCACAGCCCCGGAGTTGGCTCAGGCTATCCATTGGGGGGCGGACTTGGTCGAATTGGGAAATTTTGACAGCTTCTATGCTCAAGGCCGCCTTTTTGGTGCTGAAGAAGTTCTGGCCCTCACCCGCGAAACCCGCGCCTTACTCCCGCAGGGTACCCTGCTCACCGTGACTGTTCCTCATACCCTGACGCTGGTCGAGCAGGTCCATCTGGCTCAAGCTCTGGTTCAAGCCGGGGCAGACTGCCTGCAAACCGAGGGCGGCACCAGTGCCCAACCCCAACAGGGCGGCACCCTGGGTCTGATTCAAAAAGCGGCACCCACCCTCGCCAGCGCCTATGAACTCAGCCGCGCAGTAGAGATTCCGGTCCTGTGTGCTTCAGGGCTCTCGGTGGTGACGATACCCATGGCTCTTGCGGCTGGAGCTTGTGGCGTAGGCGTAGGGCAGGCCATCAACCGACTGAACGACGAGGTGGCGATGGCGGCTACGGTGCGTTCGTTGGTGGAGGCTGTCCCTCAGTTGATACGGGTTTAA
- a CDS encoding DUF3285 domain-containing protein: MSQETTTPNTEPKPSYVKLAMRNMVKKRGTSLFHFFLTSLVTMAFLVGLSLFFR, from the coding sequence ATGAGCCAGGAAACAACCACCCCGAACACCGAGCCCAAGCCCAGCTACGTCAAGCTGGCTATGCGCAACATGGTAAAAAAACGGGGTACTTCCCTGTTCCATTTTTTCTTGACCAGTCTGGTGACGATGGCCTTCTTGGTGGGCTTGAGTCTGTTCTTTCGCTGA
- a CDS encoding LptF/LptG family permease — translation MKVALPVGVSRLDRYLLSEMALPFLFGVGAFVSLVMTIGSFFELVRLMVESGLPLETAARIFGLRLWGFIVLTFPMSMLLTALLAYSRLSADSEIVALKACGVSASRLIAPALVMSLCVTALTFVFNEQIVPSANYEANVTLARALNQDAPSFKRSNITYQEFEDRQGPDGNFSRQLARILYAKNYDEGVLQEMTVLDFTQDNLTQIVKAQRGTWLPKQQKWLFEQGRIYTIDSAGSYRNILQFDKQQVNISHRPIDWIEGSKRRPEEMTIRELGRFIQLSADAGQDTRSLWVQYYQKFSFPFVCVAFALVGATLGMRPQRTTRAVGLGLCILIIFGYYVFSVLAGAWGQLGYLTPIVAAWLPIFVTVGVGGILLWRVSR, via the coding sequence TTGAAAGTCGCGCTTCCGGTCGGAGTTTCGCGCTTAGACCGCTACCTTCTGTCAGAGATGGCACTGCCATTTTTGTTCGGGGTGGGGGCCTTTGTTTCGCTGGTCATGACAATCGGTTCGTTCTTTGAACTTGTCCGTCTCATGGTTGAGAGTGGTTTGCCTTTGGAGACAGCCGCCCGTATTTTCGGGTTGCGCCTGTGGGGATTTATTGTACTCACGTTCCCGATGTCTATGCTCCTCACGGCCCTGCTCGCCTATAGTCGTCTGAGTGCAGATAGCGAGATCGTTGCTCTCAAAGCCTGCGGGGTGAGTGCCTCGCGTCTGATAGCCCCGGCGCTGGTGATGAGTTTATGCGTCACGGCGCTCACCTTCGTCTTTAACGAACAGATCGTGCCTTCTGCCAACTACGAAGCCAACGTCACTCTAGCGCGTGCCCTCAACCAAGACGCACCTTCTTTTAAGCGCAGCAACATCACCTACCAAGAGTTTGAAGACCGTCAGGGTCCAGATGGAAATTTTAGCCGCCAGTTGGCCCGCATCCTCTACGCCAAAAACTATGATGAGGGGGTGCTCCAAGAGATGACCGTCCTTGATTTTACCCAGGACAATCTGACGCAGATCGTCAAAGCCCAGCGCGGTACCTGGCTTCCCAAACAACAAAAGTGGCTCTTCGAGCAGGGGCGCATCTATACCATTGATAGCGCTGGCAGCTACCGCAACATCCTCCAGTTTGACAAACAGCAGGTCAATATCTCGCACCGCCCCATTGACTGGATCGAAGGCAGCAAACGCCGTCCCGAAGAAATGACCATCCGGGAGCTTGGGCGCTTTATCCAACTCTCTGCGGACGCAGGTCAGGACACGCGCAGCCTGTGGGTCCAGTACTACCAAAAATTTTCCTTCCCGTTTGTCTGTGTGGCCTTTGCCTTGGTCGGGGCTACCTTAGGGATGCGCCCGCAGCGCACAACCCGCGCTGTCGGGCTCGGCTTGTGTATCCTCATCATCTTTGGCTATTATGTTTTCTCCGTTTTGGCGGGGGCTTGGGGACAGTTGGGCTATCTCACTCCAATAGTCGCTGCCTGGTTGCCCATTTTTGTCACCGTAGGGGTCGGTGGAATCCTCCTATGGCGGGTGTCTCGATAG